The Dehalococcoidales bacterium DNA window ATCAGCCAGCTTATCGGTGTGACCATACCGAGCAGGGTATGCAGCTCCATTACCTCCGGGACATGGGACTGTACGAACAGGATGCTTTTCTCGGGGTCGAGCCCCGCAGCCAGCCAGTCGAGCAGTGTTTCGCGGATGTAGTGCTGGAGCTTGCCGGTGTCTTCCATGGACGTCAGGGCGTGAATATCGACAATGCAGTAGATGCAGTCATACTCATCCTGGAGAGCGACATAGTTCCGTAATGCACCCAGGTAGTTCCCGATGTGCTGTCGACCGGTAGGACGTGCTCCAGAGAAAACTCGTTTCATCATTTGATAACCTTCCCCAGCTATAAAGTTTATCACAAAACTGGCTTCAGCCTCAAGGTTGTGAGTATTAGCGGCTGTTGAAAAACTCTTTCGACCGAACCCCGTGCGGACCAGATGGAGCGCCTCTCAGGAGAGGCGGGGCCCCTCAGAAGGGGCTGCGCCTTCTCCTTCCCCTTCCCCTTATCAAGGGGAAGGAGAAAATTATATCAAGAAGAGGTATTGTATGAAATACGGAAACAAATCGAGGCTAACCGTGCGTGATTTGTTTTAACGTTATGTCTGGTATTTGTGAGGATACGGACACGGCAATCTCCTTCTTTTCCCGGAGATTGCGTGCCGCTGAAACCAGCGGCCTGTCGCTGGGGTCGACGGAATGTCGGCACGCTCCTCGCAATGACGTGTGAGCCTTCGGTTCACGTGTGAGCCTTCGGTTCACCCGGGGGTTTGACGGTTGGCCTCACGAGCCGGTAATATGAACCAGTCTGGAGGTAGAGAAAGAGTGATTAGAAGTTTTGGCGGTAAGACTCCTCGCATCGCCGAATCGGCCTATGTCAGTGAGGCCGCATACGTGATTGGTGATGTGGAGATTGGCGAGGGTTCCGGGGTGTTTCCCGGAGCGGTTATACGGGGCGACTTCGCCAGTATCAAAATTGGCAATAACACCATGGTGGAAGACAACTCCGTGATACATTCCGGCGTACCGGTGGAGATTGGCGATAATGTGACCATCGGCCACAGCGTGGTGGTGCACTGTGTCCGGATTGGCAATAACAACCTGATTGGTAACAATGCTACTCTGCTGGATAATGCCGAGATTGGTAGCCACTGCATAATTGCTGCCGGATGTCTGGTGAGCCAGGGCATGAAGGTGCCGGACTACTCAATGGTGGTTGGCATTCCCGGCAAAATCAGGGATGTCGGGGACCGGATGAAGCGGCGTGTGCAAGATGGGCCGTCAGCCTATTCCGAACTGGTCAAGCGGTACAAGCAAGAGGAGTTCTAACGGTCTGAGAGGCGCCACGCAGGCGATGCAGGGCTACATCCTCTCCGGTGCTGTCATTCCCATGAGGTGCAGGGTCCTGGCAAGCACGGTCTTGGTGGCCGCTACCAGCTTGAGACGGGCCGGAGTGAGCGTCTCGTTGCTGGAGATTACGCGGCACTGCTTGTAGAAGCTGTGGAATGTAGTCGCCAGGTCCTGGGCGTAGTAAGTCAGGTGGTGGGGCTCCAGGGTCTGGCACACCGTTTCGATAAGCTCCGGCAGGAGCAGCAGCTTACGAATAAGCGTTAATTCCGGCTCCGTGGTAAGCAGCGAGACATCCCCGTTCTCGTAAGTAATACCCTTCTCCTCGGCAAGGCGAAGTATGCTGGCAATACGGGCATGGGCGTACTGGATATAGTAGACCGGGTTGTCGGGGGCTTCCTTCTTCGCCAGTTCCAGGTCAAAGTCCATCTGGCTGTTCGCCGATCGTGACAGGAAGAAGTAGCGGCAGGCATCCGTACCCACCTCGTCCAGTACCTCGCGCAGCGAGATGAGGTCGCCGCTACGGGTGGAGATACGGATTACCTCGTCGCCACGGCGCAGTGTGACCAACTGGTGGACAATCAGTTCCAGCCGGTCCGGGTCAATCCCCAGGGCACCGACAGCTGCCTTCAGGCGGGAGACGTGACCCTGGTGGTCAGCCCCCCAGATGTCGATTACGCGGTCGAAGTGGCGCTCGATGAACTTGTTGTAGTGGTAGGCGATATCGGCGGCGAAGTAGGTTGGTAGGCCGTCACTGCGGATGACAACGTTGTCCTTGTCCTCACCGAGGGCAGTGGAGACGAACCAGGTAGCGCCTTCCTTCTCCGCGATATAGCCATCGCGCCGCAGTAGCTCCATTATCTTATCGAATTGCCCGTTCTTGTAGAGGCTCTGTTCGCTGAACCAGGCATCGAAATCTACCCTCAGCATCTCAAGTTCTATCCTGATTTGCTTCATCAACCTGTCAGTTCCGAGACTGCCCAGTTGCGGTACTGCTTCAGATTCCGAAAGGGTAATAAACCTGTCCCCTTCTTCGGCAATAATCTCCCTGGCGAGGTCAATCATGTATTCACCATGATAGCCATCGGAAGGTACCTCCGTCTCGGTACCGAGGCACTGCTGGTAGCGGGCGTAGAGCGAACGGTTGAAAGCGTCCATCTGGCTACCGGCGTCGTTGAAATAGTACTCTCTCTGTACGTCGTAGCCGGCGGCACTGAGGATATCGGCCAGCGTGCTGCCCAGGATAGCACCGCGACCATAGCCGACGTGGAGCGGGCCGGTGGGATTGCTGCTGACGAATTCCACCTGTATCCGGCTGCCCTTGCCGAGGTCGATGTTGCCGAAGGACTCACCGGCTTCGAGGATAGACTCGACCTGCCGGGTCAGCCAGTTATCCTTGAGGATGAAGTTGATGAATCCGGGTGGGGCAACGGTGATACTTTCAATCTCAGGTGTGGCAGGTATCAACTCGACAAGCTGCCGTGCGATGTTCAACGGGTTGGTCCCCATCAAACGGGCGAGCTTCAGGGGCAGGCTGGATGCGTAGTCGCCGTGTTCCGGTTTCTGCGGGCGTTCGATGGTTGCTGCCGGCAGGGGTACAGACGGCAGTTTTCCTGATTGCTGTGCCTTTTCGGCTGCCTGCGTTACCAGGTCTGCCAATATTTCCTTGAGTATCATCCTTGTAGCAGCCTTATGAAGTCCTCTCTGCTCAGACCCGCATCCTTCAATATACTGGCCGGATATGTTCTACGCTTGAATTATAGCACAATTGAGATAGAGGCAGTAACACTCATCGCTGCCTTGCTGGCGTAGCGGGGAGCCGTCAGGTGGGGTGCTACTGAAAGGAAGGAGTGTACTACTTCTCCGGCAGCGCGTCCAGTGCCTGCTGGAAGTTCTGGTTGACAATCTGGATGTATTCGTCCCGCGACATCACATCCCGGCCGACGGTCTTGAGGGTTTCCTGGGACATCTTGCCGTCCCGCACAAGCTGCCGTCCCGCGTCCCGGGCAGCCTCGATAATATCGTCGACCAGCCCGCCAATGGCCAGCATCGGCTTCATTGCGGGGCCCTGCGGACGCAAGAGTGCTCCGGCGAAATCGCTCTTCATGTTACGGCACATAGCTTCGACGTGCACGACCAGCGCATCGAAATTATCCATTTCCCAGAAACCGCAGTTGCTCACCAGAGCCAGTTTGGTGGTATGTCCCGCTACACGGCCGGGGTGCCGGATGTGACCATCGTGCAGTTCGAAGAAGGGCTGGGCACCTGGAATGTTGCGGTCAATGAAGTTCTTCATCGGACCGGACATACCGTCCACGTAGAGTGGTGTGGCGAGCACGCGGATATCTGCCTCGTACCATTTGGGACGTAACCACTCCATGTCGTCCTTCTGGAAGCACTCCCCCGGCGTCTTCAACCAGCAGTTGAACTCGCCCTGACAGGGCTTGATGTCCAGCTTTTTGGTATAGTAGACCTCCACCTCCGCCCCGGCCTCCCTCATGCCTTCGAGGAAGGGGTCGAGTATGACGGCGGTATTTCCTTTTTCCATGTTCGGGCTTGAGTTGATTGCGACTGCTTTCATGGTGGTGTTACCTCCTTTTCGCTACCGCAAGTTCTTCACCACGGGAGCAGAAGTAGTCTGCATTATGCGTACGTAGTGCAGATGGACTCACTTCGTATTTCATACGATACATCTTGCGTCCCCGGTCGTCCATCCAGTGGTTTATGGAGTTCTGCAGCCGCAACTCGTGATGCAGAACATCTACCTTGGCGGTTCCGACCTGCAACACACGCAGACTGCTAAGGTACTTCCTCCACGCGCTACTGTACGGGTCCGAACGAATATCGCCCAGTGCCCCGGGGCGTACCTCAATACTGAAGCCCTTATGACCCGTGAAGAACACTCGGTAGTCGGTCTCGGGCAGTCTTGAGAGGTGATCATCCAGTATACGTCGGGCTGTTTGGAGAGAATGATCGATGTTAGGAAAATAACCTCCAGAGCTCAACACGCTGTCACTGTCAATGTCTATCACAAGTGGTCCTGCCAGTGTAGTACCCTCTTCCTCTGCTGAATAGAGATAGAGGCTACGGAATACGTTGGTATTACCGCAGACGTGCCGCCATTTTACCAAGAAGTCAACCCGATAGCGTCTCCTTGTGTGACAGAGTCTTCCGCCAGGGCTAACGCTGTGGTACGTTATCACCTCTGTGGGTTGCGGTCCGTTCGGATGGTCCGAATACGGCTGTTGATGCAAAACTTCAACCCATGGGTATTTGATTAATTCTTGCTCAGTTACCCACCAGAAGTCTGTTGCCAACATCCCCCCCTAGCTCCACTCCCCCGCCTCGGAACTCCACACCCGTGACATCTCTTTAAGCAGCAGGGCGTGCTCCGGCTTCTCCAGATTCCGGTCTTTTTCAAAGACCTTCTGTGCCTCGCTGCGGGCTATCTCCAGCAGGGCAACATCGGAGAGCCTGGCCATACGTAAATCGGGCAGGCCGCTCTGTCGCGTCCCGAAGAACTCTCCCGGCCCGCGCATCTTGAGGTCTTCCTCGGCAAGCTGGAAGCCGTCCTGGACGTTTTCAATGATGTCCAGGCGTTGCAGTCCGACATCGGATGGTTCCTCTGCCATCAACATGCAGTAGCTCTGCTCGGTACCACGCCCCACCCGGCCCCGGAACTGGTGCAGCTGGGAAAGCCCGAAGCGGTCGGCGCTTTCCACCATCATCACGGTGGCGTTGGGAACGTCGATACCCACCTCGACAACCGCCGTGGAGACCAGGATATCAATCTCACCGGCGTAGAACCGGCGCATCACCTTTTCCTTGTCCGTAGCCGACATCCGTCCGTGAAGCAGGCCTAGCTTCAGGTCAGGGAAGACCTCCCGGGAGAGGCGCTCATGCTCGGCCGTCGCCGCCTTTGCCTGCACCGCTTCGGACTCCTCGATAAGCGGGCAGATTATGAACGCCTGGCGGCCGTTGCCAATCTCGCGGCGCAGGAAGTTGTAGGCGCTCCGGCGTTGCTCCGGCTTAAGCCACCTCGTTTTCACTGCTTGCCTGCCCGGCGGTAGCTGGTCAATCACCGAAAGGTCAAGGTCGCCGTACAGCGTCAGTGCCAGTGTTCTCGGGATGGGTGTCGCAGTCATTACCAGTACGTGGGGATTATGCCCCTTCTGTCGCAGGCTGGAACGCTGCTCAACGCCGAAGCGGTGCTGCTCGTCGACGACCGCCAGGGCCAGTTGGCGGAACTCCACGTCTTTCTGGATGAGGGCGTGCGTGCCGACCACGATGTCGATTTCCCCGCCCCGAATCATCCGGTGGAGCTCCCGCTTCTGTGCTGCCGGTATCGCTCCGATAAGCATTGCCACCGTCAGAGGTCGGGGCAGGATGCCGGAGTAGCTGTGCAGGTAGCCTGATTCCTCATCGGTGTGTGTTACTGCCGCCAGCAGCCGGGAGATGGTGGCGAAGTGCTGCTCTGCCAGGATTTCCGTAGGTGCCATCAGTGCCCCCTGACAATCGTTGGCAGCGGCCATCAGCAGACCGGCGGTAGCGACAACCGTCTTCCCGCTGCCCACGTCTCCCTCGAGCAGGCGAGACATCGGTTGCGGCCTTTCCAGGTCGTTGAGCAGCTCGGCGAGCACCCTTTCCTGGGCGGCGGTGAGCTTGAAGGGCAGGGAATCTATAAAGGTGTCCAGCACTTCCCTGCTGGTGTGAAGCGGATTGCCGGGTTGCCCTTCCTGCCATTCCCATTTCCTGCCCAGGACACCGAGCTGGAGGAGGAAGAGCTCGTCAAAGGCGAGGCGGGTCCTTGCCCGGTCCTTGACCTCGTTGTCATCCGGATAGTGGGCCTCGGATATTGCCCTGGGCAGCTCCAGCAGGTTACGGTGCTCTCTCACCGAAGCGGGCAGGAAGTCCGGCACCTGCCATGCCCACTGGTCTACTATCCCCTTCATCAGCTTCCTGACCTGGCGGGGATACAGTCCCCGGGTGAGCGGGTAGACCGGTACCAGACGTCCGGTGTGTACCAGGTCTGTGTCTTGCCACGGCTCCCACTCCGGTGATTCAAAGACGTAGCGCCCGTTGAACAGCCTTACCCGGCCACTGAGCACGATTCTCATGTTGGGGGCAAGCTGCCTGACCAGGTAGGGGTTGTTGAACCACACCACGCGGACATTGCCCGTCTCGTCACCGACGATAGCCTCGGTACTCCGCCTGCCGCCGGGTCTGGTCTCGGTTGCCTGCCAGACATTGGCGATGATGGTCTCCTCTTCTCCCTGGGTGAGTTGCGAGATAGTCTTCCTCTGGCTGTAGTCCAGGTGGCGGTTGGGGAAGAAATATAGCAGGTCTCTGATTGTCGTTACACCCAGCTTGCCGAATTTGGATGCCAGGGCTGAACTGATACCTTTCACAGACGTAATCGGGGAATCAGGCGAAATGTCCGTGCTTACCTTTGGCTGTCTGGCTCGTGGCGACCGGTCAGCCTTCCGTGCTGTTCCGGGGCCGGGTTTCCCCTCACCTTCGTGCTCCAGTTCCGTTAGGAAATCAAGCACGTCGCGAGCCCATTGCTGGCGCTGCTCTACGGTCAGAGAATCATAACTGGATTTATCCAGACCGAGTTTGCGGAAGCGGCTCAGGGCACGACGACTGGGAATCGAGGCCATGGCCGGACCGCTCCAGTTGCCAAGGAATCTGTCCAGTCCGCCGATTACGGCTGAGTCCGAATAGCCCCTGGAATGCTCCAGTTCGAGGATTTTACGCAGAGGCCCGATATCTACTGACAAAACCCAGCCCCCGTGGTCGGCAGGTCGGTGGTGTTGTCGGCAACGACTGTGACCGGCATCGACCGGCTTAGCCCGGCACTGGCCAGCCTACTTAGCCTCCAGAACGGTTACCGCGATAGCGTTGGGACCGCCGTGGACCCCCAGTACCGGACTGACGATTGACCGACGGATATTCACATCAGGGAAGGCAGCACGGAGACGCTCTGCCAGCCTGTCCGCCTCGTCCGGGAGCGTGGTATGTTCCACGGCCAGTTCCTCAATCCGCTGGAAGCTGGTCACGTAGTTGTACAGGTACTCAACTCCGGCCGCCTGTGACCGCAGGCGCGTCAACGGTGATATTTCACCTTCCTTCACGGTGAGTATCGGCTTGAACGACAGTACGGAGCCCAGAAGACCCTGGGCTCTGCCAATCCGTCCGCCCTTGGCCAGATACTTGAGGGTGTCGAAATAGGTTATCCAGTGAGAGCGGGTGAGTGCGTCCCGGACCAAGTCGGAGAGTTCATCGAGTTTGGTTCCTTGCTGGGCTGCACTGGCTGCGGCAAGGGCAACGAGTCCCTGACCCATGGCTACCATCCCGGAGTCGATAACCTCAACACGGCACTTCTTCTGCACCATTTCTATGGCGCTCACCGCGGACTGATAGGTGCCGCTCAGCTTTGCAGACAGGGTGATTACGAGGATTTCGTCGGTCTCATCGGTCAGCTTGTCGTACACCTCGGCAAAATCTTTGGGGGCTGGCTGTGTCGTAGTCGGGAAGACATCTCCGGTGGTCAACCGGCGGTAGAACTCGTCGGTGGTTATTGTAACCCGGTCCAGGTAAGCCTCCCGGCCAAACATCACCGTTAGAGGGATGACGGTAATCCCGAGTTTAGCACCTTCCTCGGCGGTTATATCCGAGGTGCTGTCGGTTATTATCTTGACTGTCATTATGAGAATCCTCCCCGCTATTCTATGGAGACAATGTAGTTGTAGTGAGTCTGACCACCTCGGACCACTTCGACCTGAAGCTGGGGGTACTCTGTACGCAGTATGATACTAGCCCGTTCCGCCTCTGCCTGGTCAGTATCAGCGCCGAAGTATATCGTGACGATTTCCTTCCCGCTAACATCCAGCTTGGAAAGGGTTTCATGGAGTACCTCGGTGGGGTTGTTCCCCACTGCCGCCAGTTCCCCGTCAAGCAGGCCGATTGCCTGCTTCCTCTTTATCTTGATGTTATTGATTTGTGTGGAACGTACCGCCCGGGTGACCTCAACTGTGTTCACCAACGGTATCGCCTGTCTCATTATGCTAGCGTTGGTCTCAAGGTCCGCTTCATAGTCAAGCGCCAGGAGGGCAGCGACCCCCTGCGGTATGGTCTCCGTGGCGACTATCTCAACATCCTTCTCGGTGAGGGTGAGTACCTGCTCGGCGGTAAGCACGATGTTCTTGTTGTTGGGCAGGATAATGACCTTGTCCGAGGCTACTGATTCCACTGCCTGGAGTATATCTCTGGTACTGGGGTTCATTGTCTGGCCACCGGGGACTATTGCGGTCACTCCCAGGCTGGTGAAGACCTCGGCGAGGCCGTCACCGGTGACGACTGCGATAATGGCCATGTCCACTGCGGGTGCCTTGTCTTTCTGCATCTCCAGGAAATCCCGGTGCTGTTCGTCCATGTTGCGGATTGATACCTGGTGCACTGTGCCCAGGCCGGTGGCGATGTGGATTACATTACCCGGGTCAAGCGTATGGATATGAATTCTGGCCGTCGATTCGTCACCAACCACAATCAGGGATTCGCCCTTCTTCTCCAGCCTGGAACTGATTTTTTCCGTGTTGAGTTTCTCTCCCTTGAGCATGAACTCGGTGCAGTATCCGAATGGTTCCTCATCGGCGGCTATCATCTCGGGGGGCCTGCCCGACAGAGGTACGCTGCTGACAATCATCTGAGGTTTGCGGAACCGTATCTGTTCGGCCTCACCCTTCAGGTAGTGCAAGGCACCTTCGAGGATGGTATAAAATCCCTGCCCTCCGGCATCGACCACCCCTGATTCCTTGAGGATGGGAAGCAGTGCCGGGGTATTGGCCACCGATTCGTTGGCGGCTTGCACGATAATTTCAAAGACTTCGGTAAGGTCCGGGTCTCCCTCTTCCACCAGCTTTCGAGCGGCTGCGGCGGCATCCTTGGTCACGGTGAGTATTGTGCCCTCCACCGGATTGCTCAACCCCTTGTAGGCCATTACGGAGGCTTCCTGGAGAGCACTGGCAAAGTCGGCTCCGGTCAGGGATTCCTTGCCGGCGATGCCCTGAGCAAGGCCGC harbors:
- a CDS encoding DAK2 domain-containing protein, translating into MKQTKFITGQDFREMFACATAWLEKCASDVDALNVFPVPDGDTGTNMLLTLNSSMEEAYRAPDNSSSAIAQALAKGALMGARGNSGVILSQILRGLAQGIAGKESLTGADFASALQEASVMAYKGLSNPVEGTILTVTKDAAAAARKLVEEGDPDLTEVFEIIVQAANESVANTPALLPILKESGVVDAGGQGFYTILEGALHYLKGEAEQIRFRKPQMIVSSVPLSGRPPEMIAADEEPFGYCTEFMLKGEKLNTEKISSRLEKKGESLIVVGDESTARIHIHTLDPGNVIHIATGLGTVHQVSIRNMDEQHRDFLEMQKDKAPAVDMAIIAVVTGDGLAEVFTSLGVTAIVPGGQTMNPSTRDILQAVESVASDKVIILPNNKNIVLTAEQVLTLTEKDVEIVATETIPQGVAALLALDYEADLETNASIMRQAIPLVNTVEVTRAVRSTQINNIKIKRKQAIGLLDGELAAVGNNPTEVLHETLSKLDVSGKEIVTIYFGADTDQAEAERASIILRTEYPQLQVEVVRGGQTHYNYIVSIE
- a CDS encoding DegV family protein yields the protein MTVKIITDSTSDITAEEGAKLGITVIPLTVMFGREAYLDRVTITTDEFYRRLTTGDVFPTTTQPAPKDFAEVYDKLTDETDEILVITLSAKLSGTYQSAVSAIEMVQKKCRVEVIDSGMVAMGQGLVALAAASAAQQGTKLDELSDLVRDALTRSHWITYFDTLKYLAKGGRIGRAQGLLGSVLSFKPILTVKEGEISPLTRLRSQAAGVEYLYNYVTSFQRIEELAVEHTTLPDEADRLAERLRAAFPDVNIRRSIVSPVLGVHGGPNAIAVTVLEAK
- a CDS encoding gamma carbonic anhydrase family protein, with translation MIRSFGGKTPRIAESAYVSEAAYVIGDVEIGEGSGVFPGAVIRGDFASIKIGNNTMVEDNSVIHSGVPVEIGDNVTIGHSVVVHCVRIGNNNLIGNNATLLDNAEIGSHCIIAAGCLVSQGMKVPDYSMVVGIPGKIRDVGDRMKRRVQDGPSAYSELVKRYKQEEF
- the recG gene encoding ATP-dependent DNA helicase RecG, with product MSVDIGPLRKILELEHSRGYSDSAVIGGLDRFLGNWSGPAMASIPSRRALSRFRKLGLDKSSYDSLTVEQRQQWARDVLDFLTELEHEGEGKPGPGTARKADRSPRARQPKVSTDISPDSPITSVKGISSALASKFGKLGVTTIRDLLYFFPNRHLDYSQRKTISQLTQGEEETIIANVWQATETRPGGRRSTEAIVGDETGNVRVVWFNNPYLVRQLAPNMRIVLSGRVRLFNGRYVFESPEWEPWQDTDLVHTGRLVPVYPLTRGLYPRQVRKLMKGIVDQWAWQVPDFLPASVREHRNLLELPRAISEAHYPDDNEVKDRARTRLAFDELFLLQLGVLGRKWEWQEGQPGNPLHTSREVLDTFIDSLPFKLTAAQERVLAELLNDLERPQPMSRLLEGDVGSGKTVVATAGLLMAAANDCQGALMAPTEILAEQHFATISRLLAAVTHTDEESGYLHSYSGILPRPLTVAMLIGAIPAAQKRELHRMIRGGEIDIVVGTHALIQKDVEFRQLALAVVDEQHRFGVEQRSSLRQKGHNPHVLVMTATPIPRTLALTLYGDLDLSVIDQLPPGRQAVKTRWLKPEQRRSAYNFLRREIGNGRQAFIICPLIEESEAVQAKAATAEHERLSREVFPDLKLGLLHGRMSATDKEKVMRRFYAGEIDILVSTAVVEVGIDVPNATVMMVESADRFGLSQLHQFRGRVGRGTEQSYCMLMAEEPSDVGLQRLDIIENVQDGFQLAEEDLKMRGPGEFFGTRQSGLPDLRMARLSDVALLEIARSEAQKVFEKDRNLEKPEHALLLKEMSRVWSSEAGEWS
- the argS gene encoding arginine--tRNA ligase, with product MILKEILADLVTQAAEKAQQSGKLPSVPLPAATIERPQKPEHGDYASSLPLKLARLMGTNPLNIARQLVELIPATPEIESITVAPPGFINFILKDNWLTRQVESILEAGESFGNIDLGKGSRIQVEFVSSNPTGPLHVGYGRGAILGSTLADILSAAGYDVQREYYFNDAGSQMDAFNRSLYARYQQCLGTETEVPSDGYHGEYMIDLAREIIAEEGDRFITLSESEAVPQLGSLGTDRLMKQIRIELEMLRVDFDAWFSEQSLYKNGQFDKIMELLRRDGYIAEKEGATWFVSTALGEDKDNVVIRSDGLPTYFAADIAYHYNKFIERHFDRVIDIWGADHQGHVSRLKAAVGALGIDPDRLELIVHQLVTLRRGDEVIRISTRSGDLISLREVLDEVGTDACRYFFLSRSANSQMDFDLELAKKEAPDNPVYYIQYAHARIASILRLAEEKGITYENGDVSLLTTEPELTLIRKLLLLPELIETVCQTLEPHHLTYYAQDLATTFHSFYKQCRVISSNETLTPARLKLVAATKTVLARTLHLMGMTAPERM
- a CDS encoding flavodoxin family protein, producing MKAVAINSSPNMEKGNTAVILDPFLEGMREAGAEVEVYYTKKLDIKPCQGEFNCWLKTPGECFQKDDMEWLRPKWYEADIRVLATPLYVDGMSGPMKNFIDRNIPGAQPFFELHDGHIRHPGRVAGHTTKLALVSNCGFWEMDNFDALVVHVEAMCRNMKSDFAGALLRPQGPAMKPMLAIGGLVDDIIEAARDAGRQLVRDGKMSQETLKTVGRDVMSRDEYIQIVNQNFQQALDALPEK